AGTACAGTGCTGCTACATCATTGCAGGGGCAGGGAAACTTTTCTCTGCTGATGGCCGCCATCCTCCATGGGTAATCTGACAGAGACTCCAATTGGCAGTGGGAAGGGTGGAACCCAGAAGTCATTGGGGGTGGAATATTGAAAAATCAGTACTTCATTTTTTGAAGGATAACTGCCAGTATTCCAGGCAAGACAGCTAGAAGCAAGGCCATGTTGGCTGAGTAGTTGCAAAGTAATGTTTCCAGAGTACCAGAACTAAGAGTAGCTGGGCCACATCTCTTCCTCTTCTACCATTTTCTCTTCCgtttcattctctttttctgtgcaGTGGCTTGCTAGGCAAAAGCCAAATTACCTTTGCAAAAAGTCTGAATTGATCCCTTTCAGAAGATATGAAACTATGGTGAGAGCTGCATGTTGCCCTAGGTGTGGGTTGCCCTTTGCTGCTTCAGTTGTTTGTTAAAAGTCTATAAGGAAGTGAGAGCTTTTGCCCTTTGACTGATTCTCCTCTGCTCTTCTGCAATGAGGAATTGTATATAAAGCAAGCCgcagtttttaaataaatattgcacaCAGAAGCCTGTTACCCTTTTATCAAATATACTTTttcttaattaattaactaatctTTCAGTACTGAATCCCACTTTGGAAACGAAATAGCTATGAGGCTCTGGCTTTTGTGAGATTAAGGAAGGAATAGCTACAACAGTACGGGaagagaaaatgaaagttaaTATAGGAGGAAGTGCCTTTTACTAGAAGTCAGAAGGTTTATAGAGAAACAGactactttttccttttaaaagagcTAACATAGATGAACCTCAGGATTTCaaaagaatcagaaaaatgaaATAGAGATGATTCATAGTGGTTTGTAGCTCATTCCATCTCCATGAGATACTGAATCTAGGAGAAGTTCCAATGTGGTCTGCCTGTCATATGCATCCAATGAAGGGTTATCCATTTCCTGAATTATTTTGAGAAGTGGATTTTTACTGTAGTTTCATTAACTGAAATAAGGATAATAAGTGAATATTCTGTATTGACATTTCTATGTTTTCTGTAGTACCAAATATCTAGTAGATGTTATAGTCTGTAGTAGTTGTATTAGAGGTAGATCTTTTCCCCAATTCCAGACCTCTTGTATTTACaagcagagtggataaaaataaatgatttttaaaaacatcaaattgatttaaaccacaatttaaaatttaaaatctgatttaaatcacatccaTCCTCTTCTCAAGGGTCCACTCTTAAGAACTAATCCCCAGtttccagattttaaaatatccaaaaTAGACAAAGTTCAGAGGCACAGTTGAATGATTGTAATGAAGGAGGGATTGCTCTCCATTTTTCCAGTGCAGCCAATACCTGATGCAAAAAATGTCAGGATGTGTGTGAATAGGTTTTCCAATATGCTTTTCAAGTGGATGGAAGATAACAATGTGCTTCAAGGAATATGAATAACACTGGACAATAAATACTAAATTTGTACTGTCTTCATTTGTTACAGATGACAAATTGTAGCAAGAAACTAAGCAAATGTGTGGTGTACTGGACTAGCATAAGGTCCATTTTACTCTGAATAAACCTTTTAATCATCCTGGTCCACTATTCTTTAATATTTATGTGTTTCATTCCAAAATATATTATTAGGGTTGATAATGTATTGAGGCATGGCATTCTGCAGAAATGGTTGCAAAATACACCTTGTTATGAAACAGACTGGTAAGCAAGGCACAGTTGTGATAACAGAACTGTGAAAAGCAGATACAATAAGTTCTCTTTAATATGGGCATACATACTCTATGAAATTCCCGTTGAGATACAATGTGAGAGCAATATATTAGTTTGCAGCTGCTTTCATATGCAAGATTACAAAATGCACTGCTGAGTTTCCTGCAAGGAGAAAATGCAAAAACCAACGGATGCAACTCACACAAgccttctggaaaaaaatgtcctTTATTGCGTTGTACTGATCCTTTGTTAATGCCAATATTGTGGGCGTGTAGCTACAGCATAATAAGAGCAAACTTCCTCTTGCAAGATAGCTAGCTTGTAAAAGTGTAAAGCTTTATTCATTTGTCCTGATCTGGAAGAAGGGAAGCTGCTAGAGAGATCGTGTCTCTCTTCTGCAGGGGCAGAATAACTGTTGGAAAAGTACATCAGCAACGTGTAGGTGTAACAGAGACCCACGAACATGATGAACTCTATGACCTTTgaagaacaaacaaagaaaattgTGGAAGTATTATTTAATGACTTAATCCAGGAGAAATCTCGAACGTGTTTTCGTGGCCTACAAGCCAAGTGTGAAGTTAGGTATCAAGGTCTGAGAGGTAAGAATGTTTGTGGGGAAATGTGTTACTTTCCTAATGAATAACTTTGGAGTCAGGAAATTCTGTTTGAATTTACATGGAAGTGGAAAAGCCTCTTTTATTCTATTAAAGTGTGAAGAGATTCATTATTAGGGCCTAAATCTAACTGCTGCTCAATCaaagtaggcttattgaatcaactgctgaacagTAAGTCATACCTATGCAAACCCCATTAAGTAAATGGGTTTACAGGATATTGTCATGATATTATGAAGGCTCTGCCTCAGCTAGTGGGATACTGCTCAAAAGGTCATTGCATCTTGGGTCGCTGTCAAAAACTCACCACCCTTTAAATCAGGCTAATGTTAAGTGAAAGGTAGGGAAAAAACCCTAATGTTCCTCAATAATAGATAATGCTTTAGAGAATGACTGTCTCATCATGTATACACAGTGGTCTTTTGGATGTGGGTCAATGATAGAAATATACTAGTATATACGGTACTAGTTATTGGAAGCTACACATTAGATTAACCTCCTTGGTGTCTTCTGCCAGCAGTAAAAGTATGTATGCATGCCCTTATGTCAGCTTTAGATATAAGGAGGAACCTATTATTTTGGGATTCATATTCTAGAATGGTGAAGGCTGGACCAGAAAAAGCCAGCATTGGAGATATTACACAGCAGAAGGCATACTTGCATctaattgttctttctttctctaagcTACAGGAAATCCTTTTCTGgggtgaggattttttttaaagaggacagACAGTTGTAGTCTATTTGGGAGTAAAGTACCTCCCATTAGCCTCTTGCCATTATATCAAACTTAGCTGTAACAATGAAGACAGTTTTTCTGGATGATTGTGACTTGAGCTGCAGTTTTTCTATTAGCTTGACATTCCATTTCTAACACACTGATTTTAGAAGGCTGCAGGAATATGATCTCATAGCTACTTGCTTGAAAACCTATGTGCCTTTGTCTGCATTTAATACCATTTTATTTTAGCCacgttttcatagaatcatgaagttggaaggggtttataagatcactgagtccaaccccctgcttaatgcaggaatacaaatcaaaggatatctaccaggtagttgtttaaatttctcttgaatgcctccagtgttggagcactcaccacctctgaaggtaattggttccaatgctgtactgctctaacacttaggaagtttttcctcctattcaaccgaaatctggcttcctgtaacttgagcccattgttgtgtgtcctgcactctgggtcgATTGGGAACAGGtcctgccactcctctgtatggcagccttccaagcatttgaaaagtgtggTATCTCCcagcagtcttcttttctccaggctaaatatgccaagttctttcaatctttcctcatagggcttggtttccagcccctaatcatcttctttttcctcctctaaacttgttccaatttgtcagcatcctccttgaactgtggtgtccagaacaggacacagtactcaagataaggcctaacaagtgccgaatagaggggaactaacacCTTGTGGgacttggagactatacttctatttatgcagcctaaaataacatttgcctttttttgtagccacatcacacttttggctcatattcagcttgtgatcgatgacaattccaagatccttctcgctcgtagtattgctgagacAGGTAGCCCCCATGTTTTAACGGTgtgtttggtttcattttcttAGGTGtggtactttgcatttatccctgttgaatttcattctgttttcagcccagtgctcaagcctatctagatcattttgaattttgtttctgtcttctagtctaggattccacccaattttgtgtcatctgcaaatttgattagcgtTTCTTGCACCAACTTCTATCTACCATAATTGACACTCTAGCTCAGTTTCGTAGTTGCATGTCTGATTCTATGATTTTGGGATAGAAGATCTATACTGAGACATACACAGAACACATACTTATGTCATATTAGGGCTAGGATTTGAGTGAAAATGTATTTGCACAGAAATAAAAACTGCAACTCTTTGCTTTCATTGAAACTTCAGCTACCTCTGCAGGCACCTTTGACCCAGCTGCTATTGCCAAGACACTGCAACGCCTAGGAGATGAGTATAATGCAGAAGTAGAGGCAAAAGTACAAGGAATTCTTCAAGAGGAAAACATGGTAATGCACCCTCCCAGTCTCTAGTTTAGAAAACGTTCCTGTGTGTTAGGAAAAAATGCCCAAGGTAACCTACATGTAATAGTGGTGAAACAAAGATAGGCAACAATAGTTCATGTGTGACCAGAGGTAGTCaaactacaagaaaaaaaaaagacatttgcaGGAGCTATGGAGtagactaccctgtttccccaaaaataagacaacctgaaaataagccctagtatgaattttcaggatgctcataatataagcgcttaccccaaaataagccccagttaagtgaaagttgaccttccaccattgtgcagcaaccagaagatgacatgactgcatttgaataaacatcccctgaaaattattattattatttttatttttttgtttattttatttatatcccgcctatctagtcggttaagaccactctaggcggctgacaaCATACACAATAGGGAAATATATAAAAACGATTTTTACATAATGGAagacatttcaacaagatgggaaagacaatgggggagaggagaaaggggagatcaggaattggctgggcggaaggcctgccgaaacatccatgttttaagttgatttttaaagatactcagcgagggagccgcgcaaatctcagggggtagattattccagaggcgaggagccaccgccgagaaggcccgatttcttgtcttttccttccgggcctccctcggcgttaggctcctcagcctcacctcctggctcgcacgagtgacatgagtagatcttggtgggagtaggcattccgccaagtattgaggccctaaaccgtttagggctttatacgtgagcatcaacactttgaagtcgatacggaaccggatgggcagccaatgcaatgcggccagggtgggtgagatgttggtattttttcactccactgagaagtctggccgctgcattctgcaccaccgcaacagcctcaaaagcagccccatgtagagcgctttacagtggtctaatcttgagattgcgagtgcatgtaccaaggtagtgagcgccccatagataggaccgcagctgggctatccgcctaagatgaaaaaaggcggaatggaccaccaacgccacctgagtttccatagtgagcgccgggtccagatggatccacaagctgcggaccccatccttaacgggaagagtcaccccccaaaaaagtgagggagtttcccaggcccccaactgtgggggcgcccaccctcagtacctctgtcttgtccaggttaagcctcagcccgttctcctgcatccattgcagtacagtccccaggcagcgctgaagggacagaacggcatctcctgcggtaggtggaaaagagatgtagagctgagtgtcatcagcgtactgatgacacagggctccacaccccctgatgaccccacccagtggcctcatgtagatgttgaacagcattggggagataattgacccctgtggaacaccACAATGGAAACTCCACGGgactgaaacactctccccaagctgtactctctgggggccgTCCTCTAAAAAGGAACCAAGCCAGGCCAGTgcctggccaccaattcccagctcagagagcctccccaggaggatactatggtcaatggtatcaaaggctgctgagatgtcgaggaggaccagcagagacactttgcccctgtcagcctccctcaataggtcatcacacagggcgaccaatgccatttctgtaccatggcgcggcctgaagcctgactgaaatggatccagggcatctgtttcatccaggtgcgtctggagctggtcggccaccactctctcaaccaccttgcttaggaaagaaacattggcgacaggcctatacagtaattgccaatttcgtccaccaccaaactgggtttcttcctaatgggcctaatgagtgtctccttgagggcagatggaaatctgccctcaaggaaagacccattaattattacagtggcccattccgttgttgtaggcctggctgctttgattagccaggccgggcaaggggcaagggaggaggtggtggcacgacagcgatcaagcgccctggccacagaatcaggcgtgacaggctgaaaggaatcaaaaattaccgggcaagatggagcgctgaacatctctgctcgactcactgtgttcaaaaaggagagaggtcctttTTTGgataaaataagccctaatgcgttttttggagcaaaaattaatataagaccctgtcatatttttggggaaacatggtatgtgtctagtcacactggccatgtgaccacagaaactgtgtacaaacaaaacgctagctctatggcttggaaacaaggatgagcaccaccccctagagttggacatgactggacaaattgtcaaggggaacctttacctttaccttatggacCTTAAACATATGGCTTAGATTGCTGAATATGAAAAGGAGAGAGTACAGCAAGTAGGAAGTGACAGTATGGACACTCTTTCTGCAAGGGGTCTGTATGAGTCTTCAGTAGATTCTTCCCCTGGTACAGGAGGGATCTAGCATTCTAGAACAATATTTCCAGGCTACAAACTACTGTGTAAAACATATTTTACCTGAGGTGACCTACTCTATCCTGAACGTTGTGGTAATATTTCAGGAGCTGTGACTATGAAAAGTAATGTTGgttcacaaaattaaaaaaaatattgacttATGGACCAATTGATAAGGACATTTATATTGAAAATGTTCAGTGCACTGCAGctgtttccccactgtgctggctggctcttttctcttGCATCAGACTGTCTGTTTTAGAAACCTCCACTCTGCATTCACAGCTGAAGAAATTCAGAGAAACAATAGAGCAGCTGAGTCGTAATTCTGGGCTGGAGTATGAACGAAGCTTCCTGGCTGTTGCTGTGAAATTGTTCAAGTGCCTCGCACGGAGTGCTCCTGCTGTAGTGGAACCAG
This sequence is a window from Pogona vitticeps strain Pit_001003342236 chromosome 4, PviZW2.1, whole genome shotgun sequence. Protein-coding genes within it:
- the BCL2L15 gene encoding bcl-2-like protein 15, coding for MMNSMTFEEQTKKIVEVLFNDLIQEKSRTCFRGLQAKCEVRYQGLRATSAGTFDPAAIAKTLQRLGDEYNAEVEAKVQGILQEENMLKKFRETIEQLSRNSGLEYERSFLAVAVKLFKCLARSAPAVVEPDLLIQTINGNPEVRGYIERQGGWENLGNREGQHNS